A stretch of DNA from Oceanispirochaeta sp. M1:
TTCAGGCTCAGACAGAATGATTCACTCAGGGAATTGTTCCGTAATAACTGCAGTACAGATCCATCCTCTCCCGATGTTGTTCTTCTGGGACGTCCCTATTCCGTGCTGCCGGAAGGGATGAATAAGGGAATTCCCGGTATCTTCGGTACCCTGGGAATCAGGGCTTTTTATCAGGATATGCTTGATCTTGAAAATGGGGATTACTCCCGTATTGAAGGACTTCTCAAAGAGATTAACTGGAGCTTCGCTGAGAAGATTCTTCAAGCAGCCGAAATTATTGTTCAGACTGAAGGGCTGTACCCTGTCCTTCTCAGCTCATTCAAGTGTGGTCCTGATTCATTTCTGACAGAATACTTCAGGAAGATTCTGGATGCCCATGACAAGCCTTATCTCATCCTGGAGCTTGATGAGCATGATTCCTCTGTGGGATATGAAACCCGTATTGAGGCCGCCGTCCGCTCCTTCAGAAATCATCGGGAGGAAGAGCTTGGTGAAGCAGGCTCCAGAGCTGGGAGGGGCAGGGAGTATGAAGGACTGAATCCCAGATACAGCAGGAAATTTGACAGAAGGAAAACTCTTGTTCTTCCCAACTGGGATGAATATGCCATTCCCCTTCTGGCGGATATCTTCAATGCCCAGGGGTATAAAGCCCTTGTAATGGAAGAGAGTGATCAAAGTATCCGAAAAAGCCTCAAATGGAACAGTGGAATGTGTATTCCCATGAATGCCCTTGTTGAAGGATTTGTGGATACAGTAAAAAATCACGGCCTGAATCCGGGAGAATGTTCCCTGTGGATTCCCTATGCCAATCTCTCCTGCAATATCAGAATGTTTCCCCATCATATACAGGAAATCTTCAAAGTTTACGGTGAGGGGATGGAAAAGGCTGAGGTTTTTCAGGGGATAATCGCCTTCTCTGATATTTCTCCTCTCCTCTCTATTTCCGCCTATCAGGCTTATATGTTTTCCGGTCTGATACGGAGAATCTCCTGTAGGATCAGGCCTTATGAAAAGGTGAAAGGGCAAACCGACTCAGCTGTCGAAAAAGCCCTGTCTCTCCTTTCTGATCTTTTTCTGGGAAGGAGAAAGAACACCGGTCAGACCGTACAGGAGATTATCAGTCTCTTTGAGTGGATCTCCTATGACCGGGAAGCCAGGAAGCCTAAAGTTGCCATATTCGGTGATATCTATGTGAGAGAGAATCCTGTGATGAATCAGAATATTATCTCCTACATTGAGGAGAACGGGGGTGAGGTTGTCACAATTCCCTATCATGAGTTTACAAGGATGACAGCCGAGATGTACTTCAAGCGCTGGGGCAGGGAGCTTCGTCTTAAGAAACTTCTCTCTCTGAAGCCAATGCTTGCCGCCATGGAACAAATGGAAAAATGGTACTATCGATATTTTGAAAAAGTGCTGGAGCAGCCAATTCCCCTGTATAAAGAGAATCCCAAAGAGATTCTGGAGCCCTATCATGTTCTTCTTGATCATGAAGGGGAATCTCAGGATAACCTTCTTAAAACCTGGTATATCAGCCGTCAATATCCCGATCTCTCATTGTTCCTTCAGTTAAATCCCGGATTTTGCTGTGCCGGTAATGTGACCGAAGCGATGAGTTCTAAAATTCATGAAGTGACGGGGGTACCCATTTTGTCCATCACATATGACGGCACAGGGGGCTTTAAGAATGATGCCGTTCTCCCCTATCTGAAATATTCATCAGGGTGGAATGCACCCGGGGACAGTGCAGAAATCGCTCAGGCGGACTGATTCAGACCGGCTGATTGGAGCCGGTCTGAATTCGGATGTCAGGAAAGGGCTTGCCTGTCCTGATCCACCGTATCTTCTGCATCCCAGGGGTAACAGATCCAGGGATCTTCGAAATTTTTTCCAACATAATAGTGTTTGATGTAGGAAGGAATTTCGTGTTTCTTATTTTTGTTCTTGTTATGGATAACCAGAACGGCGATCTCCGCAGGTTCATGCTTCATAAGCTCATCCAGGCAGAATCCGATGGTGGCTCTTGTGTCATCCACTTCATCAACCAGGAGAACCTTCTTTCCCTTAATCTGTTTTTCAGGCTTGTCCAGCCACTGGGTGATAACGGGGTGATCCATCAGGTTATCATCCAGATCATAGTAGGCAATTCCTACAGTGAGAACAGGTATGTTGATAAAAGTTTTAGCCATACGAGCGGGGATAAATCCGCCGGTTCCGATGGCAACCATCAAATCAGGATCGAATCCTGATGCTTTGATTTCTTCGGTCAGGTTTTTGACTGTGTTGTGAATTTGATTGTAAGTGATATATATCTTTTCCATGTGCAACAATAAAACAGGAACCCTCTCTTTGGCAAGACGAAACAGCCATTCCCTTAGGGAGTACTGGAGTAAGTGATGATTTTTGCCGATACTTGTATTATGAAAATCCGATTTCTGACAACTTTTCTGGTGCTGGCTGCATTTCTTTCCTCTTGTTCAAGTGAACTGGCAGAGTATTCATATTATAAAAATCTCCCTGAGACTACGGGAACAACCCGTGATGATCCTCCCCTCTTTTTTATTATCAAGGTGGACCTCGGCTATAAATGGGGTGACAAGAAAACCCAGTACAGTCTTGCCGAACTGAAGCCTGTGATCAATGACGGTCTGAGAAATCTATTAAGCGGAAAGACTGCTGTAGATTATACAATTGAGAATGAAGATCAGTTGAAGCAGGAAATCATGGAGATGGTAAATTCGACGATCCACCGTTACGATTCATTCAAGAATGTTCCAGGTGTTGAATCTGTTGCCATTGTAAAGAAGCAGGTATTTGAATTCCGATAATAAAGGCAGAAGTCATTAAAAATACAAAACCCGGCGCAGATGCGACCGGGTTTTGCTGTTTCATACTTTAATCTATCAGATCGTTCCGGGGATCATGAAGTCATTTTTAAACTTGATATACTTGAAAGGGTGAATATCCAGCACATTGGGATACCAGCCCTCAAGAAAGCGGAGATCTATAAGGTTAAGTGCCGGTGAATGGCTCATTGGCAGAACCTGTGCTGTCATAAGCAGCAGCTTTTCGGCTTCACTCATCTTCTGATAACGATCATCACCTACTGCTTCTTCCAGGAGCCTGTTGTATTCCTCTGAGTTGAAATCAGCATCATTGAGACTGCTTCCCTCCTGCCACATCTGTAGAAAGGTCATAGGGTCGGCATAGTCTCCGATCCAGGTGATTGATCCCAGTGTGTACTCTTTTTCCTTGAGTGATGAGAAATAGCGGGGAAAAGGAATCTCATCTATGATGACTTCTGTGACCAGGTGTTTCTCCCAGCTCTCCTTCATAAGCTGCAGACCAGCCGTGTTAGCGTAGGGTACTCTTATCCTGATAGGCGGAAGACCTTCACCTCCGGGATAGCCTGCCTCTTCCAGCAGTGCCAGTCCCTTCTCTATATCTCCCTGTTCTATCCCCTTAAACTGAGGGTATCCCGGAATCTCCGGTACAAGACGGCTTGAGGGTAGATATTCGGGAGCTCTTATCTGTTCCCAGGGGAGGAGCAGGGCAAGACCTGTTCTTACCCGGGGATCGTTCCAGGGTTCTTCCTGGTTGTTAAAATAGAAATAACTGGTAGCAAACAAGGGATGAAGGACCAGACGGTCGGGATCAATTGATTCACTGCCCCAGCCTGATACAACCCAGTCCACCTCGTAAAGTCTGAATTGCTGCATCAGTTCAGAAGGATCATCACTGAACTGGATCTTTATGTCGGATATGCTTACATTCTCGATGTCCCAGTATTCAGGATTTTTTTCCAGTTTCATGATTCCTTTTTCGGGTTTCTTTGTAAATTGGTAAGGCCCATTTACAGGAATCACCGAGGCTTCCCACCAGTTGCTGCTGTCATCCAGAGAAGGATGAACCGGAACAAAGCTGTAGTGACAGAGGATCTGCAGAAAGTAAGGAACCTTCTTTTCAAGTTCAATGACAAATGTTCTGTCATCGGGGGCCTTTATGGCTATATCTTCTGCACTGCCTTTTCCGCTGCGGTAGGCTTTTGCACCTTTGATAACATCCAGTAGTGAGGCATAATCAGCCTTTTTTCCCGGTGTGAGAAGTTTTTCCCAGGAGAGGCGGATCTCTTCGGCGGTCAATCTGTCACCGTTGCTCCACTTTAAATCATCCCGAAGATGGAAGGTATAGATCAGTCCGTCTTCCGATATTTCCCAGGATTCAGCCATTCCAGGTTCGGGCTGCAGAGTTACGGGATGGTAACTTACCAGCCCTTCATAGAGAGCAGTGAATATTTGAGCCTCGGCTGTTGTATAACCAAGTTGAGGATTCAATGAGAGGGAAGATGGGGAAAAGTTGATTGTAAAGCTGTCCTCGCTATGGATAAACGACAGGACTGCCAGGGTTAATATAAATACAAAGAGAGTTTTCTTTTTCTGCACAAATTACTCCAGATAACTTTTGAGTAGAGATTCGTAATCTCTGTTTTTTACCGGTTTTACAAGGACCCGGTCAAAACCGGCTTCCCTGAGTTGAGGCAGGGCCTCGTCATCACTGGTAATGGCAACAAGGGGAGTGGTCTTATCCTTTGCCCGGATTTTTTCTGCCACAATATCCCCATTATAACCGGGCATGTACTGATCCAGTACCACCAGATCGGGAGATTCCTTCCTATACAGTTCCAGAGCCTGCAGTCCGTCTTCCGCCAGGATGCACTGATAGTTCAGCTTACGGCAGACGATCTCCAGAATTTTTCTGTTGGTAAACTCATCTTCTGCATACAGGACTTTCTTCGTCATAGTTCAAACCTCTCAGTATTATCCTACGTTACAGGAACATCATCAATATTTTATCAAC
This window harbors:
- a CDS encoding response regulator, with translation MTKKVLYAEDEFTNRKILEIVCRKLNYQCILAEDGLQALELYRKESPDLVVLDQYMPGYNGDIVAEKIRAKDKTTPLVAITSDDEALPQLREAGFDRVLVKPVKNRDYESLLKSYLE
- a CDS encoding peptide ABC transporter substrate-binding protein, whose product is MQKKKTLFVFILTLAVLSFIHSEDSFTINFSPSSLSLNPQLGYTTAEAQIFTALYEGLVSYHPVTLQPEPGMAESWEISEDGLIYTFHLRDDLKWSNGDRLTAEEIRLSWEKLLTPGKKADYASLLDVIKGAKAYRSGKGSAEDIAIKAPDDRTFVIELEKKVPYFLQILCHYSFVPVHPSLDDSSNWWEASVIPVNGPYQFTKKPEKGIMKLEKNPEYWDIENVSISDIKIQFSDDPSELMQQFRLYEVDWVVSGWGSESIDPDRLVLHPLFATSYFYFNNQEEPWNDPRVRTGLALLLPWEQIRAPEYLPSSRLVPEIPGYPQFKGIEQGDIEKGLALLEEAGYPGGEGLPPIRIRVPYANTAGLQLMKESWEKHLVTEVIIDEIPFPRYFSSLKEKEYTLGSITWIGDYADPMTFLQMWQEGSSLNDADFNSEEYNRLLEEAVGDDRYQKMSEAEKLLLMTAQVLPMSHSPALNLIDLRFLEGWYPNVLDIHPFKYIKFKNDFMIPGTI
- a CDS encoding flagellar basal body-associated FliL family protein yields the protein MKIRFLTTFLVLAAFLSSCSSELAEYSYYKNLPETTGTTRDDPPLFFIIKVDLGYKWGDKKTQYSLAELKPVINDGLRNLLSGKTAVDYTIENEDQLKQEIMEMVNSTIHRYDSFKNVPGVESVAIVKKQVFEFR
- a CDS encoding phosphoribosyltransferase, with the protein product MEKIYITYNQIHNTVKNLTEEIKASGFDPDLMVAIGTGGFIPARMAKTFINIPVLTVGIAYYDLDDNLMDHPVITQWLDKPEKQIKGKKVLLVDEVDDTRATIGFCLDELMKHEPAEIAVLVIHNKNKNKKHEIPSYIKHYYVGKNFEDPWICYPWDAEDTVDQDRQALS